The following are encoded together in the Pseudomonas xantholysinigenes genome:
- a CDS encoding TetR/AcrR family transcriptional regulator, producing the protein MKTRDRILECALQLFNRQGEPNVSTLEIANELGISPGNLYYHFHGKEPLVIGLFERFEEQLMPLLDPPLDVRLDAEDYWLFLHLIVERMAQYRFLFQDLSNLTGRLPKLARGMRSLINALKRTLAALLASLKGQGQVTSETQALGQLVEQITLTLMCSLDYQRVLGREGDVGVVVYQVMMLVAPHLHAPARKAAEQLAMRYLET; encoded by the coding sequence ATGAAAACCCGTGACCGAATCCTCGAATGTGCCTTGCAGCTGTTCAACCGCCAGGGCGAGCCGAACGTCTCGACCCTGGAGATAGCCAACGAGCTGGGCATCAGCCCCGGCAACCTGTACTACCACTTCCACGGCAAGGAGCCCCTGGTAATCGGCCTGTTCGAGCGTTTCGAAGAACAGCTGATGCCGTTGCTCGACCCACCACTGGACGTGCGCCTGGACGCCGAGGACTACTGGTTGTTCCTGCACCTGATCGTCGAGCGCATGGCCCAGTACCGCTTCCTGTTCCAGGACCTGTCCAACCTCACCGGACGCCTGCCCAAGCTGGCCCGGGGCATGCGCAGCCTGATCAACGCGCTCAAGCGCACCCTGGCCGCGCTGCTCGCCAGCCTCAAGGGCCAGGGCCAGGTGACCAGCGAGACCCAGGCACTGGGGCAGTTGGTGGAGCAGATCACCCTGACCCTGATGTGCTCGCTGGACTACCAGCGGGTGCTGGGCCGCGAGGGTGACGTGGGCGTGGTGGTGTACCAGGTGATGATGCTGGTGGCACCCCACCTGCACGCCCCAGCGCGCAAAGCCGCCGAGCAACTGGCGATGCGCTATCTGGAGACGTAG
- a CDS encoding methyl-accepting chemotaxis protein, with product MQRMTQSLRELIGGIGDGVTQIASAAEELSAVTEQTSAGVNNQKVETDQVATAMNEMAATVQEVARNAEQASEAALVADQQAREGDKVVAQAIAQIERLASEVVNSSEAMNQLKAESDKIGSVLDVIKAVAQQTNLLALNAAIEAARAGEAGRGFAVVADEVRSLAQRTQHSTEEIEELISGLQSGTERVASVMDSSRGLTDSSVELTRRAGGSLATITQTVSSIQAMNQQIATAAEQQSAVAEEINRSVMNVRDISDQTSAASEETASSSVELARLGTHLQELVRRFRL from the coding sequence ATGCAGCGCATGACCCAGAGCCTGCGCGAGCTGATCGGCGGCATTGGCGATGGCGTCACGCAGATCGCCAGTGCCGCCGAGGAACTGTCGGCGGTGACCGAGCAGACCAGCGCCGGGGTCAACAATCAGAAGGTCGAAACCGACCAGGTGGCCACTGCCATGAACGAGATGGCCGCCACTGTGCAGGAGGTCGCGCGCAACGCCGAACAGGCCTCGGAAGCGGCACTGGTGGCCGACCAGCAGGCCCGCGAGGGTGACAAAGTGGTCGCCCAGGCCATCGCCCAGATCGAACGCCTGGCGAGCGAAGTGGTGAACTCCAGCGAGGCCATGAACCAGCTCAAGGCCGAAAGCGACAAGATCGGCAGCGTGCTCGACGTGATCAAGGCGGTGGCGCAACAGACCAACCTGCTGGCGCTCAACGCCGCCATCGAGGCGGCGCGGGCCGGTGAGGCGGGGCGTGGCTTCGCCGTGGTCGCCGATGAAGTGCGCAGCCTGGCCCAGCGTACCCAGCACTCCACCGAGGAAATCGAAGAACTGATCTCCGGCTTGCAGAGTGGTACCGAGCGCGTGGCCAGCGTGATGGACAGCAGCCGCGGGCTGACCGACAGCAGTGTCGAACTGACCCGTCGTGCCGGCGGCTCGCTGGCCACCATCACCCAGACCGTGTCGTCGATCCAGGCGATGAACCAGCAGATCGCCACCGCGGCCGAGCAACAGAGCGCCGTGGCCGAGGAGATCAACCGCAGCGTGATGAACGTGCGCGACATCTCCGACCAGACCTCGGCGGCCAGCGAGGAGACCGCCAGCTCCAGCGTCGAACTCGCCCGCCTGGGCACACACTTGCAGGAACTGGTCAGGCGTTTCCGTCTGTAG
- a CDS encoding 16S rRNA (uracil(1498)-N(3))-methyltransferase: MNLLLLEEADFVAADRVVLADRRFTHMQEIHRVAVGDSLRVGRIGGLMGKAEVVRLAGHEAELQVAFDQAPPAKLPLTLVLAVPRPKMLRRLFQTVATLGVPRLILVNSYKVEKSFWQTPFLNPETIRENLILGLEQARDTVLPEVLIEKRFKPFVEDRLPAIASGTLGLVGHPGPYPACPRGVEQPVTLAIGPEGGWIPYEIDLLGKAGLAPVQLGDRILRVETAVTALLSRIF, from the coding sequence GTGAACCTGTTGCTCCTCGAAGAGGCCGACTTTGTCGCGGCCGACCGCGTCGTCCTGGCCGATCGTCGTTTCACCCACATGCAGGAGATTCATCGCGTGGCGGTGGGCGACAGCCTGCGCGTGGGGCGGATTGGCGGGTTGATGGGCAAGGCCGAGGTGGTGCGCCTCGCAGGCCATGAGGCGGAGTTGCAGGTGGCCTTCGACCAGGCGCCACCGGCCAAGCTGCCGCTGACCCTGGTGCTGGCCGTGCCACGCCCGAAAATGCTGCGCCGGCTGTTCCAGACGGTCGCCACCCTGGGCGTGCCGAGGCTGATCCTGGTCAACAGCTACAAGGTGGAGAAGAGCTTCTGGCAGACGCCATTCCTCAACCCCGAGACCATTCGCGAGAACCTTATCCTCGGCCTTGAGCAGGCCCGTGACACGGTATTGCCCGAAGTGCTCATCGAGAAGCGCTTCAAACCGTTCGTCGAGGACCGCCTGCCGGCCATCGCCAGCGGCACACTTGGCCTGGTCGGCCACCCAGGTCCTTACCCTGCCTGCCCACGCGGCGTGGAACAGCCGGTGACCCTGGCCATCGGCCCGGAAGGCGGCTGGATTCCCTATGAAATCGATCTATTGGGCAAGGCCGGATTGGCCCCCGTGCAACTGGGCGACCGAATCCTACGGGTGGAAACGGCAGTGACGGCCCTTCTTTCGCGAATTTTCTGA